CTCACACGTGATGCCGCTCCCAAAGCCCAGAGCGGTGGGGAGCTGCCTCCACGGCAGTCCCCACCGCAGGATGTACAGGATGCCTGCCAGGACGCGTCTCGGATGGAGGTGCGGGCGACCGCCTTTGGGTCGTGGTGGCGGTTCAGGGATCATGGGAAAGATCAGCGTCCACAGACCATCGGGAACCCATCGCTCGACCATCCCCCTACCTGACCCAACCCGGTTTTGAGCACAGGCTCTTAAGGGGAAGTTATCAGAGGACCGGAGCGGCGGCGGTGACGGGGTACGGTGGGTGAACAGGAGGTCCACCATGAACCAGAAAAGCCTCGTTCTCGCGGCCCTACTGGTCTGCGCCACCCTTCCCGCTGCTGCCCAGACGACACCCGCTCCACTGTTGAGTGGCACGACAGGCACTCTTTCCTGGGGCCTGTACGCGGGTGGCCTGACCGATTTGCAGACAGGAGACAACCGCCTGCGGCTGAGCGCACCCGAACAGGCCAAAGTCCTCGGGACCCGGTACGACGCCGGCACCCGCACGGCGCTGATCACGTACCGCCCTCCCCCAGCCCTGGACGTTCGAGGAGCCCTGGACTTCGCCGCGGCTCAACTTCAGCGCCAGGGCTTTGAACTCACGTTCCGCGTGTACCTGGAGGGCGCGCGCGCCCGTGCCCTGCTGCGCCGCACCGACCGCCTGGTCGAAGTCCAGATGATTCAGGGGGCCAGCGGCACCATCCAGGCGCTTTATCAGTTCCGGAGCGGGGACCTTCCCCTGCGCCTGCTGGCGGGTGAGGCTCCAGACAATCTGCGGGTCTACGCTGATCCCATCGACCTGAAGACCGTGCAGATCGTTCCGGGACGGATTTTTCTGACCCCGCCTGGCAACGTGTTGATCGACAGCGCCAGTTACCACGACAGGAGAGCCAGTCTGTTGTTCTACGGCAACTACACCCTGAAGGACCTGGAAGACTTCTACCTGCCCTTCTTCAAGTCCCAGGGCTTTGTCGAGACGTCTGACCGGGACAGCGGTGAGCGGTCCCGCACCTACCAGCTGGCCCGCTCGAGCGAGACGTACAGCCTGACCCTGAATGCCTCGGACGCGACGTCGCGGTCCAGGGTCACCCTGGGACCATGAACGGTGAGCGGCCCGGTGACCGGGGCGCCTTGATTGCATGGGACCCACCATGCGACTGAAGGCCCCTACCCCCGATCCGCGCGCCGCTTCCGTCCTCCTGGCTGCGCTGGTGGTGGGATGGGCGATCCTGGCCCGTCAAACCTCCGAACACTGGTGGTGGGTGGCGACCCTGGACCTGATTCCGCCGCAACTGCTGCTGCCGCTCTTTGCGCTGCTGGCGTGGCTGGCGTGGCGCGCGGGCCAACTTCGCTGGGCGGCCTGGAACGTGCTGGCCGCCGCCGCTTTCGTGGTGGTGCAAGTGGGCCTTGTCCTGCCCAGTGAGCGCCCGGTTGTCTCCGCGCCCATCACCCTGCTGAGCCTCAACACGCTGGATGCCTCCGCCGATCCGGGGCGGATCGCCCAGCTGGCCCGCCGGGAGGGAGCCGACGTGGTGGTCCTTCAGGAGGCGCTGTTCAAGGACCGGCCCCAGGAGACCTATGCGGCGCGCGTGCGCGCCGCCTTTCCCGGTTGGTCCACGGCGCATCAGGGAGAACTGCTCACCCTGACGCGCCTGCCCCTATTGGAGAGCCGACCGCTCCGGTTTCCCCAGACCGGTCACGTCCTGTTGGTCACGCGCCTACAGACCAGGACCGGTGAAGTGACGGTGGTCAACGTCCACCTGCCTACCCTGGCGCTGCTCACCGACATCAACCGGCCCGGCGAACCCCGCGCTCTGCCGGGGCGGGTGGCCTGGCGGTTGCACCTCCGTCGGGAATTGCCCGGAGCCGTGAGC
This genomic interval from Deinococcus humi contains the following:
- a CDS encoding endonuclease/exonuclease/phosphatase family protein; translation: MRLKAPTPDPRAASVLLAALVVGWAILARQTSEHWWWVATLDLIPPQLLLPLFALLAWLAWRAGQLRWAAWNVLAAAAFVVVQVGLVLPSERPVVSAPITLLSLNTLDASADPGRIAQLARREGADVVVLQEALFKDRPQETYAARVRAAFPGWSTAHQGELLTLTRLPLLESRPLRFPQTGHVLLVTRLQTRTGEVTVVNVHLPTLALLTDINRPGEPRALPGRVAWRLHLRRELPGAVSQVQATAPGAVVLVGDMNAPARGELHRLLRATGLRDAFVQAGAGFGFTYAARLGFLRLDYTWGDGVVFTAARALPEVLSDHRPLLVRFGLHPGTTSSSVRQP